In one window of Zhongshania aliphaticivorans DNA:
- a CDS encoding OmpH family outer membrane protein, translating into MKFSKLIAAAVMVFWVCGASAEGRIAVFDIEAAVLNTDVAKKRLTAMRNQAEYKKNVSELEALKKNYDKQVEQFQRDFDILSAEQRQATKNKIDTARDDGEHLARKIEAANQQEAQSILQELGPKLQKLLPDLIKAENIGLLLPRKQVLHADASFDITAKVADKLNQAK; encoded by the coding sequence ATGAAGTTTTCCAAATTGATCGCCGCGGCAGTCATGGTGTTTTGGGTTTGTGGTGCATCAGCGGAAGGTCGGATTGCGGTGTTTGATATTGAGGCTGCCGTTCTTAATACTGACGTGGCTAAAAAGCGGTTAACCGCAATGCGTAATCAAGCTGAATATAAAAAGAACGTCTCTGAGTTGGAAGCACTTAAGAAAAATTACGATAAACAAGTTGAACAGTTCCAACGTGATTTTGATATTTTGAGTGCAGAGCAGCGTCAAGCGACAAAGAATAAAATAGACACAGCTCGTGATGATGGTGAACATCTTGCGCGTAAAATTGAAGCGGCGAATCAGCAAGAAGCGCAGTCTATTTTGCAAGAACTGGGGCCAAAGCTTCAAAAACTCTTGCCGGACTTAATCAAAGCTGAAAATATTGGTTTGTTGCTACCGCGCAAGCAGGTTCTCCATGCTGATGCGAGTTTTGATATTACTGCCAAAGTTGCAGACAAGCTAAATCAAGCTAAGTAA
- the bamA gene encoding outer membrane protein assembly factor BamA produces MIRFFAFGFFLWSVSLLAAAQNSLPISDVRIEGLQRISSETVFSALPISIGDRVSSRTVANASRALFGTGNFDDIQIGMDGDVLVVKVVERPAISTINLEGNKALATEALLDGLKNSGLAEGQVFKRSTLDGMKMELVRQYVSQGRYDASIETDVVAEPRNRVSISINIDEGSNATIEHINIVGNNVYDDETLLDLFELKTGGLFSFFSSSNKYSREKLKGDLEKLNSYYLDRGYLLFNSDSVQVAISPNRQSVYITVNVIEGDKYTVSSAELSGDLVLPENDLKRFVLVREGQVFSQALVTSTEEFITKRLGNEGYNFAKVRGIPETNEEDKSVDLKFFIDPGKRTYVRRIDFEGNARTSDEVLRREMRQIESAPASADKIELSRIRLERLGYFKEAKVDTLEVPGTDDLIDLRYTVEEQSSGSLGASIGFSQDSGLLLSTNIQQNNFFGTGKQVGFGISRSDFASSASFNYSDPYFTEDGVSRGFNVYYRTTDYEEINVASYTTDSYGAAVTFGYPISETERLGFNIGFNRTLIDAGVSAVKEIKSSPRLLDIIDNYFVSQLDSSTGTYNVAEVLEDLDNLPASALTDPGEEGFLDKYGEEFNNFTAGISWRQSTLNRGLLATRGVSQSVSLEVAVPGSDLEYFKLGYEGQVYVPVSNSFTLRFRTQLGYGDGYGELENLPFYQNFYAGGFGSVRGYKSNTLGPRSTYADIYSISQAATAIDSSGNALALSAEGAYVLDPSTGLLVVDSANTYSNDPDPFGGNVLIEGSMELLFPLPFVKDQRSVRSGFFFDVGNVFSTQCGESQLNCSTPDFSSLRMSAGVGATWITGFGPLTFSLGRALNAEKIDETEIFQFSLGRTF; encoded by the coding sequence ATGATACGCTTTTTTGCATTTGGTTTTTTCCTGTGGTCAGTGAGCTTGCTTGCTGCGGCCCAAAATTCACTGCCGATTTCTGATGTGCGCATAGAAGGTTTACAGCGTATATCGTCGGAAACGGTGTTTTCCGCTTTACCAATAAGTATTGGTGATAGGGTTAGTAGTCGCACAGTAGCTAATGCGTCTAGAGCTTTATTTGGCACGGGAAATTTCGATGACATCCAAATTGGTATGGATGGCGATGTTCTCGTTGTAAAAGTGGTTGAGCGCCCCGCAATTAGCACAATTAACCTTGAGGGTAATAAAGCGCTGGCTACTGAAGCACTTCTGGATGGCTTAAAGAATTCCGGTTTGGCCGAAGGCCAAGTGTTTAAGCGCTCTACGCTTGATGGTATGAAAATGGAGCTGGTTCGTCAGTATGTGTCGCAAGGTCGATATGACGCGAGTATCGAGACCGATGTAGTGGCTGAGCCCCGCAACCGAGTGTCTATTAGTATCAACATTGATGAAGGTAGCAATGCCACGATTGAGCACATCAATATTGTTGGTAATAACGTTTACGATGATGAAACGCTATTAGATTTATTCGAATTAAAGACCGGTGGTTTATTTTCCTTTTTTAGTAGTAGTAATAAATACTCTCGAGAAAAACTGAAGGGTGATCTTGAGAAATTGAATTCTTATTACTTGGATCGTGGTTATTTGTTGTTTAATTCAGACTCTGTGCAAGTGGCTATCAGTCCTAACCGACAATCGGTTTATATCACTGTAAATGTGATAGAGGGTGATAAATACACGGTCAGTAGCGCAGAACTTTCAGGTGATCTAGTATTGCCAGAAAATGATCTAAAGCGATTTGTGTTAGTGCGTGAGGGACAAGTTTTCTCTCAGGCCTTGGTAACCAGCACGGAAGAGTTTATTACTAAGCGCCTGGGTAATGAAGGCTATAACTTTGCCAAAGTTCGCGGAATTCCTGAGACCAATGAAGAAGATAAGTCAGTTGATTTGAAATTCTTTATAGACCCAGGTAAGCGTACCTATGTTCGTCGTATCGATTTTGAAGGAAATGCAAGAACCTCGGATGAAGTATTGCGTCGTGAAATGCGCCAAATCGAAAGTGCGCCAGCGTCGGCGGATAAAATCGAATTATCACGTATTCGTTTAGAGCGTTTAGGTTATTTTAAAGAAGCAAAAGTCGATACCTTAGAGGTACCGGGTACTGATGATTTAATTGATTTGCGTTATACCGTTGAAGAACAGAGCTCAGGTAGTTTGGGAGCGAGCATCGGCTTTTCCCAAGACAGTGGTTTATTGTTGAGCACCAACATTCAACAAAATAACTTTTTTGGTACGGGGAAGCAGGTTGGATTTGGTATTTCGCGCAGTGATTTCGCTAGCAGTGCCAGTTTCAATTATTCTGATCCTTATTTTACTGAAGATGGTGTTAGTCGCGGTTTTAATGTGTATTACCGTACTACCGACTATGAAGAAATCAACGTCGCGAGCTATACCACTGATAGCTATGGTGCGGCTGTGACATTTGGTTATCCGATCTCCGAAACAGAGCGTTTGGGCTTTAATATCGGTTTCAACCGGACATTAATTGATGCAGGTGTGAGTGCGGTCAAGGAAATTAAAAGCAGTCCGCGCTTACTAGATATTATCGACAATTATTTTGTTAGCCAGCTAGATTCAAGCACGGGAACTTATAACGTAGCTGAGGTGCTAGAGGATCTTGATAACTTACCCGCGAGTGCTTTGACTGACCCCGGCGAAGAAGGGTTCTTGGATAAATACGGTGAAGAGTTTAATAACTTCACTGCAGGAATTTCATGGCGCCAATCTACTTTGAACAGAGGCTTACTCGCTACTCGGGGGGTATCCCAGTCTGTCTCACTAGAAGTGGCGGTTCCAGGCTCTGATTTAGAATACTTTAAATTAGGTTATGAAGGTCAGGTCTATGTTCCTGTTTCTAATAGCTTTACGCTTCGGTTTAGAACACAGTTAGGCTACGGTGACGGTTACGGCGAGCTTGAAAATTTGCCCTTCTATCAAAATTTTTATGCTGGTGGCTTCGGCTCTGTCAGAGGGTATAAGAGTAATACACTCGGTCCGCGAAGCACGTATGCTGATATTTATAGCATCAGCCAAGCGGCAACGGCGATTGATTCTTCGGGCAACGCTTTGGCTTTATCGGCAGAAGGCGCTTACGTTTTAGACCCCTCAACCGGTTTATTGGTTGTTGATAGCGCGAATACCTATAGCAATGACCCTGATCCGTTTGGTGGTAATGTACTGATTGAAGGTAGTATGGAATTGTTATTCCCTCTGCCTTTTGTCAAAGATCAACGATCTGTCCGCAGTGGTTTCTTTTTTGATGTCGGTAACGTTTTTAGTACCCAGTGTGGAGAAAGTCAGCTAAATTGCTCAACGCCAGATTTCTCTAGTTTGCGTATGTCTGCTGGTGTTGGTGCAACGTGGATTACCGGCTTTGGTCCGCTTACCTTTAGTTTGGGGCGTGCTCTAAATGCTGAGAAAATTGATGAAACTGAAATATTTCAGTTTTCCTTGGGGCGTACTTTTTAA